In one window of Mercurialis annua linkage group LG4, ddMerAnnu1.2, whole genome shotgun sequence DNA:
- the LOC126678316 gene encoding uncharacterized protein LOC126678316 yields the protein MEKFRRKEPRNTSFLNIGNPLSTEIRDEPFPLNYKTPQLDDYNGTGDPITHLSCFQVVMMVQILSEAAVCKLFPTTLKGPAAIWYQSLKEGSIRSFDKLAKAFRTHFAPSIQRKKKSSDLKLCYQKPGERNLNDDTVIDAMKDNTTMMAFRDNLITNPVQTYSQLMDRAWNYINLDEEQRRKATQTTTQFQTPRPTFIQTARQDRFRPRNQQQVGPQRTEPHQPVKVEDQAFIPLNTPRSHILMWIQNNNEPVRYPPKLQHEGDRKKYCQFHDGHGHVIDECGSLKKEID from the exons ATGGAAAAATTCAGGAGAAAAGAGCCGAGAAACACAAGCTTCTTAAACATCGGAAACCCGCTGTCTACCGAGATACGGGATGAACCCTTCCCTTTAAACTACAAAACACCGCAGTTAGACGACTACAATGGAACAGGGGATCCGATCACACACTTGAGCTGTTTCCAAGTAGTCATGATGGTACAAATCTTGTCCGAAGCCGCTGTCTGCAAGCTCTTTCCAACAACCCTGAAAGGACCGGCTGCCATCTGGTATCAAAGTCTAAAAGAAGGTTCTATTCGGAGCTTTGACAAGCTAGCAAAAGCTTTCCGAACTCATTTTGCACCGAGTATACAGCGGAAGAAAAAGTCCAGTGACCTAAAACTTTGTTACCAGAAACCAGGAGAAA GAAACTTGAATGATGATACCGTGATAGATGCAATGAAGGACAACACAACGATGATGGCCTTCAGAGATAACCTGATAACGAATCCGGTACAAACTTACTCCCAGCTCATGGACCGAGCATGGAATTATATAAATTTGGACGAAGAACAACGACGAAAGGCCACACAAACTACAACACAGTTCCAAACACCAAGGCCTACTTTCATTCAGACGGCTAGGCAAGACAGGTTCAGGCCAAGAAACCAACAACAAGTCGGTCCACAACGAACAGAACCACACCAACCAGTGAAAGTAGAAGACCAAGCCTTCATTCCACTCAATACACCGAGATCACACATCCTAATGTGGATACAGAACAACAATGAGCCAGTAAGATACCCACCCAAGCTTCAGCACGAGGGAGATAGGAAAAAATACTGCCAATTCCACGATGGCCATGGCCATGTCATTGATGAATGTGGAAGTCTGAAGAAGGAAATTGACTGA